A genome region from Triticum aestivum cultivar Chinese Spring chromosome 2B, IWGSC CS RefSeq v2.1, whole genome shotgun sequence includes the following:
- the LOC123045126 gene encoding dirigent protein 1, producing MAPHAAVLLSLLLLTTCAADTHLHFFLHDVVSGSNPTAVQVIKGPASSSNALPGVAFGDTTVIDDALTESSSPTSAPVGRAQGFYMMSSQSGMVLMMCVNLLLTTGDYNGSTLAVIGRDDVMTTTRELSVVGGTGKFRMATGYVVWKTNSSSGADATIELDVYTTGLNGTTIDANAPVSPIDGGGAGAAGGATGKSSSGAAALRGAVPYGWANAWVAAVLVALAGCVW from the coding sequence ATGGCTCCTCACGCCGctgtcctcctctccctcctcctgctCACCACCTGCGCGGCGGACACGCACCTCCACTTCTTCCTCCACGACGTGGTCTCCGGCAGCAACCCGACGGCGGTGCAGGTCATCAAGGGTCCTGCCTCGTCGTCCAACGCCCTCCCGGGCGTGGCCTTCGGCGACACGACCGTCATCGACGACGCGCTGACGGAGTCCTCGTCGCCGACGTCGGCGCCCGTGGGGCGCGCGCAGGGGTTCTACATGATGTCGTCGCAGTCGGGCATGGTGCTGATGATGTGCGTGAACCTGCTGCTCACCACGGGGGACTACAACGGCAGCACGCTGGCCGTCATCGGCCGCGACGACGTCATGACCACCACGCGGGAGCTCTCCGTGGTGGGCGGCACGGGGAAGTTCCGGATGGCGACGGGGTACGTGGTGTGGAAGACCAACAGCTCGAGCGGCGCCGACGCCACCATCGAGCTTGACGTCTACACCACCGGCCTCAACGGCACCACCATCGACGCCAACGCGCCCGTCTCCCCCATCGACGGGGGCGGCGCCGGTGCGGCCGGCGGCGCCACCGGCAAGTCGTCctcgggcgcggcggcgctgagaGGAGCAGTGCCGTACGGGTGGGCCAACGCGTGGGTGGCCGCCGTCCTTGTAGCTCTGGCTGGTTGCGTTTGGTGA